One window from the genome of Diospyros lotus cultivar Yz01 chromosome 11, ASM1463336v1, whole genome shotgun sequence encodes:
- the LOC127812992 gene encoding peroxidase 18: METPHFQSLILILIAVFCTMAASDPPPSTLSFDFYAASCPSAELMVKNTVRSASSLDPSLPGKLLRLLFHDCFVEGCDASVLVQGNGTERSDPANASLGGFSVIDSAKRVLEIFCPGTVSCADVLALAARDAVEISGGPGVMIPTGRRDGRVSAVSRVRPNMIDTSFSVDQMASIFSSKGLSLDELVTLSGAHTIGSAHCSAFSDRFRVDSEGRPTLLDASLDKAYASQLMKQCPPAGANPAITVNNDPETPLLFDNQYFKELLSHKGLFQSDSLLLNDERTKKKVVEFANDEASFFDSWAQAFLKLTTIGVKADGDGEIRRTCSSING; encoded by the exons ATGGAAACACCTCATTTTCAAAGCCTAATTCTTATTCTAATTGCTGTCTTCTGCACAATGGCAGCTTCTGATCCTCCTCCTTCAACCCTCTCCTTCGACTTCTACGCAGCTTCATGCCCATCTGCCGAGCTCATGGTTAAGAACACAGTCCGATCAGCTTCTTCCCTCGACCCCTCCCTTCCAGGGAAGCTCCTTCGCTTGCTCTTCCATGACTGCTTCGTCGAG GGCTGTGACGCGTCTGTACTTGTACAAGGAAATGGCACAGAGAGAAGCGACCCAGCGAACGCATCTCTTGGAGGATTCTCAGTGATAGATTCAGCAAAGAGAGTGCTCGAGATCTTTTGTCCAGGGACTGTTTCTTGTGCTGATGTTCTTGCTTTGGCCGCCAGAGATGCTGTAGaaatt AGTGGTGGACCAGGCGTTATGATACCTACGGGAAGAAGAGATGGGAGGGTTTCTGCAGTTTCACGTGTGCGACCAAACATGATAGACACTAGCTTCTCAGTGGATCAAATGGCTAGCATCTTCTCCTCCAAAGGCTTGTCTTTGGATGAGCTTGTAACCCTCTCAG GAGCCCACACCATTGGGTCGGCGCATTGCAGCGCGTTCAGCGACCGGTTCCGAGTCGACTCCGAGGGCCGTCCGACCCTCCTCGATGCATCTCTAGACAAAGCATACGCATCCCAGCTCATGAAACAGTGTCCACCAGCAGGAGCAAACCCGGCCATTACTGTCAACAACGACCCTGAAACGCCTCTCCTATTCGACAACCAATACTTCAAGGAGCTTCTCTCCCACAAGGGCCTCTTCCAGTCGGATTCTCTTCTGCTAAACGATGAGAGAACCAAGAAGAAAGTTGTGGAGTTCGCCAATGATGAAGCCAGCTTCTTTGATAGCTGGGCTCAGGCGTTCTTGAAGCTCACCACCATTGGAGTTAAAGCAGATGGTGATGGGGAGATCAGACGGACTTGCTCTTCCATAAATGGTTGA